In Notamacropus eugenii isolate mMacEug1 chromosome 1, mMacEug1.pri_v2, whole genome shotgun sequence, one genomic interval encodes:
- the DMRT2 gene encoding doublesex- and mab-3-related transcription factor 2 isoform X2 — translation MTSALGYRPIPAETYLGGTSPLPPPVSDRMRKRRAFADKELENIMLEREFKEREMMEATQAAALFLPNRMVHGPEYNTYKTAYSPTPVETPSKDFCNFLPTCLDLTMQYSGSGNMELISSNVSVATTYRQYPLSSRLLVWPKCGPISDALLYQQCLLNATTSVQTLKPGANWDSKVSQVQDGQNVEHSMMSPKMENSPLLPHAHEIQTSRNEIHCALQEARERSAFSPPKRNFSQISHKDSVSPQEHVLNKISKESSRHPLPLKYNPFHSLFQQTLNDKSGPELKTSFVKESFEEAAKKHRECSVKENQKYKFTIDRYAKDFFAAKQVGAKLSTNEPLSFSVESILKRPSSAVTHVSQ, via the exons ATGACATCTGCTCTAG GCTATCGCCCCATTCCAGCAGAGACTTACTTGGGAGGGACGTCCCCTCTGCCTCCCCCGGTGAGCGACAGGATGAGAAAAAGACGAGCTTTTGCTGATAAAGAACTAGAGAACATTATGctagagagagaatttaaagagagagagatgatggaagCCACTCAAGCTGCTGCCTTATTTCTGCCTAACCGCATGGTGCACGGACCTGAATATAACACCTATAAAACTGCCTATAGCCCGACTCCAGTGGAAACTCCAAGCAAGGACTTTTGCAATTTTTTGCCTACCTGTCTTGATCTAACTATGCAATATTCTGGATCTGGGAACATGGAACTGATTTCTTCTAATGTCAGTGTGGCCACCACTTATCGGCAGTACCCTTTGTCTTCCCGGCTCTTAGTCTGGCCCAAGTGCGGCCCCATTAGTGATGCTCTCCTTTACCAACAGTGCCTACTAAATGCAACTACTTCAGTACAGACTCTGAAACCTGGGGCCAACTGGGACTCTAAGGTGTCCCAAGTTCAAGATGGACAAAATGTAGAACATAGCATGATGTCACCCAAAATGGAAAACTCTCCATTGTTGCCTCATGCTCATGAGATCCAAACTTCCAGAAATGAAATTCATTGTGCCCTTCAGGAAGCTCGTGAAAGATCAGCTTTCTCCCCTCCCAAAAGAAATTTTTCACAGATCTCTCACAAGGACTCTGTGTCTCCTCAAGAGCATGTCTTAAACAAGATCAGCAAAGAAAGCAGCAGGCACCCTTTGCCACTCAAATATAATCCATTCCACTCATTATTTCAGCAAACACTTAATGACAAAtcaggacctgagttaaaaacaTCATTTGTCAAAGAATCCTTTGAAGAGGCAGCTAAGAAACATAGAGAGTGCTCAGTCAAAGAGAACCAGAAATACAAATTTACAATAGACAGGTACGCGAAAGACTTTTTTGCAGCCAAACAAGTTGGTGCGAAACTTTCCACGAATGAACCTCTGTCATTTTCGGTTGAGTCTATTCTTAAGAGACCTTCATCTGCTGTCACTCATGTCTCTCAATGA